One Desulfocurvibacter africanus subsp. africanus DSM 2603 genomic region harbors:
- a CDS encoding flagellin — MSLTINHNLMATNAARNLSTSYSNLSVSTRRLSSGLRVGTAADDAAGLASRELMRADISSLNQGVRNANDAISLIQTADGGLQVIDEKLIRMKELATQASTGTYNSDQRLIIDSEYQAMASEITRIASATDFNGVYLLNGNLSGANSTHDGSALASTGPLKVHFGTGNDSAEDYYYIAIGNSTASALGVGLCAGATAAGASISTQENAQKALEAINSAIISKDKIRANLGALQNRLENTVSNLQIQAENLQAAESRISDVDVASEMTEFVRQQILSQSAVAMLSQANSLPRMAMQLIGG, encoded by the coding sequence ATGTCTCTTACGATCAATCACAACCTGATGGCGACGAACGCGGCCCGCAACCTGAGCACTTCGTACTCCAACCTGTCCGTGTCCACCCGCCGCCTGTCCTCGGGACTGCGCGTTGGCACCGCCGCCGATGACGCGGCCGGTTTGGCTTCCCGCGAGCTCATGCGCGCCGACATCTCGTCCCTCAACCAGGGCGTGCGCAACGCCAACGACGCCATCAGCCTCATCCAGACGGCTGACGGCGGATTGCAGGTCATTGACGAAAAGCTCATCCGCATGAAGGAGCTTGCAACGCAGGCCTCCACCGGCACCTACAACTCCGACCAGCGCCTGATCATCGACTCCGAGTACCAGGCCATGGCTTCGGAAATCACGCGTATCGCCAGCGCGACCGACTTCAACGGCGTCTATCTGCTGAACGGCAACCTGTCCGGCGCAAACAGCACGCATGATGGCTCCGCGCTTGCTTCCACCGGCCCGCTGAAGGTCCACTTCGGCACGGGCAACGACTCGGCCGAGGACTACTACTACATCGCCATCGGCAACTCCACGGCCTCGGCTCTGGGCGTGGGCCTTTGCGCCGGCGCCACCGCCGCTGGCGCTTCCATCTCCACGCAGGAGAATGCCCAGAAGGCCCTGGAAGCCATCAACAGCGCTATCATCTCCAAGGACAAGATCCGCGCCAACCTGGGCGCCCTGCAGAACCGCCTGGAGAACACCGTCTCCAACCTGCAGATCCAGGCCGAGAACCTGCAAGCCGCCGAGTCGCGCATCTCCGACGTGGACGTCGCCTCCGAGATGACCGAGTTCGTGCGCCAGCAGATCCTGTCGCAGTCCGCGGTGGCCATGCTGTCCCAGGCCAACTCCCTGCCCAGGATGGCCATGCAGCTCATCGGCGGCTAA
- a CDS encoding M23 family metallopeptidase, which produces MGILSLMPMLDRDDRQEGASDSRAASKPGAARDEFTEATGQAGNEILAGDSGVDALLLKEGVVQKGDTVMTLLGDFFSPAEIISLARECEEIFSLSRICAGHAFAITTQGDDFHGFEYEISAAEKLRILKAEEGFQVERAPIEYDVRTERVSGVITSNLYAAVDAAGESPELAVRLAEIFAWDIDFIRDIREGDTFTVLAEKRSRDGQPAGYGRILAAMFINQGQVYKGFLFETAEGQAHFYDENGRSMRKAFLKTPLDFARITSGFSRKRFHPVLGVNRPHLGTDYAAPTGTPIKSVGDGVITVRTRNNASGNYITIRHNNSYETSYLHMSRFASGLKRGSRVRQGQVIGYVGQTGWATGPHVCFRMKKNGQHINPVKLKTPPAEGVPQDRREAFAGLVSHLTTTLEQDASHTAEAQRQTIPAI; this is translated from the coding sequence ATGGGTATTCTCAGCCTAATGCCCATGCTCGACCGGGATGACAGGCAGGAAGGAGCCTCGGACTCTCGTGCTGCAAGCAAGCCCGGAGCCGCAAGGGACGAGTTCACGGAAGCGACTGGACAGGCCGGTAACGAAATCCTTGCAGGGGACAGTGGCGTGGATGCCCTTCTACTCAAGGAAGGCGTCGTGCAGAAGGGCGATACAGTCATGACGCTGCTCGGTGACTTCTTTTCCCCCGCCGAAATTATTTCCCTGGCCCGCGAATGCGAGGAAATTTTTTCTTTGTCGCGCATCTGCGCGGGCCATGCTTTCGCCATCACGACCCAGGGCGATGATTTTCACGGCTTCGAGTATGAGATCAGCGCGGCGGAGAAGCTCCGGATTCTCAAGGCGGAAGAGGGCTTTCAAGTCGAGCGCGCACCCATCGAGTACGATGTGCGCACGGAGCGCGTGTCGGGCGTGATCACCAGCAACCTTTACGCTGCTGTGGACGCTGCCGGCGAATCGCCGGAACTCGCCGTGCGGCTAGCGGAAATTTTCGCCTGGGACATCGATTTCATTCGCGACATTCGCGAGGGCGATACGTTTACCGTATTGGCGGAGAAGCGCTCACGGGATGGCCAACCCGCAGGCTATGGGCGCATTTTGGCGGCCATGTTCATCAATCAGGGGCAGGTCTACAAGGGCTTTCTCTTCGAAACGGCCGAGGGCCAAGCCCACTTCTATGATGAGAACGGCCGTTCCATGCGCAAGGCCTTCCTCAAAACTCCGCTAGACTTCGCCCGCATCACTTCGGGATTTTCACGCAAGCGGTTCCATCCCGTGCTCGGTGTCAACCGCCCTCATCTGGGTACCGATTACGCCGCACCCACAGGCACGCCCATCAAGAGCGTGGGGGATGGTGTGATCACGGTCCGGACCAGGAATAACGCATCGGGCAACTACATCACCATCCGCCACAACAACAGCTACGAGACATCCTACCTGCACATGAGCCGCTTCGCGTCCGGCCTCAAACGCGGTTCGCGCGTGCGGCAGGGGCAAGTCATCGGCTACGTGGGCCAAACTGGCTGGGCGACCGGGCCTCACGTCTGCTTTCGCATGAAGAAGAACGGTCAGCATATCAATCCAGTCAAGCTCAAGACGCCGCCGGCCGAGGGAGTGCCCCAGGACCGCAGAGAGGCCTTCGCCGGATTGGTCAGCCATCTGACCACAACGCTGGAGCAGGATGCGAGTCACACCGCGGAAGCTCAGCGTCAGACCATTCCCGCGATCTAG